A single region of the Salvia splendens isolate huo1 chromosome 18, SspV2, whole genome shotgun sequence genome encodes:
- the LOC121776578 gene encoding mitochondrial adenine nucleotide transporter ADNT1-like isoform X2, translated as MSAIGKMQTEARVGVVVEEGGGLSATTTSAVVVEPPRQRQIGTAPQLLAGGLAGAVSKTCTAPLARLTILFQLQGMHSDSSRLEKASIWREASRIAREEGVRAFWKGNLVTIAHRLPYSSISFYAFERYKNMLQATLGVEGQGESIGADLCVRLLGGGLAGVTAASATYPLDLVRTRLTAQTNVIYYRGIFHSLRTISKEEGFRGLYKGLGPTLLGVGPNLAISFSVYDTARSYWQLHRPQDSIVLASLVCGSFSGVASSTVGSTR; from the exons atgtCGGCGATCGGTAAAATGCAGACGGAAGCGAGGGTCGgagtggtggtggaggagggaGGCGGCCTGAGTGCGACGACGACGTCGGCGGTGGTGGTCGAGCCGCCGCGCCAGAGGCAAATCGGCACCGCCCCACAGCTCCTCGCCGGTGGCCTCGCCGGAGCCGTGAGCAAGACTTGCACCGCTCCTCTCGCCCGCCTCACCATTCTCTTTCAG CTTCAGGGAATGCACTCCGATTCGTCTAGGTTAGAGAAGGCAAGCATATGGCGTGAAGCGTCGAGGATTGCTAGAGAAGAAGGCGTGAGGGCGTTTTGGAAGGGCAATTTGGTGACGATCGCGCACCGGCTCCCGTATTCTTCCATCAGCTTTTATGCATTCGAACGCTACAAGAAT ATGTTGCAAGCTACATTAGGAGTTGAAGGCCAAGGAGAAAGCATCGGTGCAGACCTTTGCGTACGGCTTTTAGGTGGTGGGCTGGCTGGAGTTACGGCCGCTTCAGCTACCTATCCGTTGGATCTTGTCCGGACGCGTCTTACAGCGCAG ACAAATGTGATCTATTACAGAGGAATATTCCATTCCTTGCGTACCATAAGCAAAGAAGAAGGTTTTCGTGGCCTTTATAAAGGACTTGGTCCCACTTTATTG GGTGTTGGCCCAAATTTGGCTATTAGCTTTTCAGTCTATGACACTGCAAGATCTTATTGGCAGCTTCATAG GCCTCAAGACTCAATTGTTCTGGCAAGCCTTGTTTGTGGGAGTTTTTCAGGAGTTGCATCATCAACAG